The following are encoded in a window of Arcobacter arenosus genomic DNA:
- a CDS encoding RNA polymerase factor sigma-54, giving the protein MAPTLSTSVAQKQNLNLSLKMWLPMLQSSLQDLEKHLTNVSYENPFLEIKKPKEFYNNFMPQGTSGEFIESLALYDESLHDKISEQICAPNFPTPNSQKVAMEILCDINEDGYFDGDIEKIAVTCGVYKEYVESIRQRFSRLEPAGVGSMNLSESFEFQLDACDKDIDDELYNFIKKVIKDIAHLDKYAAHHRFDEAKDVIKYFNNPPAINYINTNTQVIPDFYVDIGEDINVKINHAYYPDIEVKDPFSSKNQSIKDKLKEARDLVNLLNLRKSTLYKIVLLIVEKQISFFVGGELKPFSMQELAGELGFAESTISRAVANKHIECNLGVFPLKHFFTNAVNDKDLSSSQIKSYIKSLVEYEDRETPLTDQHILEMIYEKFDLKMVRRTITKYRKMLSIPSSKERKKLYKVENL; this is encoded by the coding sequence CCTTAATTTATCACTTAAAATGTGGTTACCTATGTTGCAGTCTTCTCTGCAAGACCTAGAGAAACACCTAACAAATGTATCTTATGAAAACCCATTTTTAGAAATCAAAAAACCAAAAGAGTTTTATAATAACTTTATGCCACAAGGAACAAGTGGAGAGTTTATTGAATCTTTAGCTTTATATGATGAATCATTACATGATAAAATAAGTGAACAAATTTGTGCTCCAAATTTTCCCACACCAAATTCACAAAAAGTTGCAATGGAGATTTTATGTGATATAAATGAAGATGGATATTTTGATGGAGATATTGAAAAAATTGCTGTTACATGTGGAGTATATAAAGAATATGTAGAATCTATTAGACAAAGGTTTTCAAGACTAGAACCTGCTGGAGTTGGTTCAATGAACTTATCAGAATCATTTGAATTTCAATTAGATGCTTGTGATAAAGATATTGATGATGAACTTTATAACTTTATAAAAAAAGTTATAAAAGATATCGCCCACTTGGATAAATATGCAGCACACCATAGATTTGATGAAGCAAAGGATGTTATAAAATATTTTAATAATCCACCTGCAATAAATTATATAAATACTAACACTCAAGTTATTCCTGATTTTTATGTGGATATTGGAGAAGATATTAATGTTAAGATTAATCATGCTTATTATCCTGATATAGAAGTAAAGGATCCCTTTTCTTCTAAAAATCAAAGTATAAAAGATAAGCTAAAAGAAGCAAGGGATTTAGTAAATCTTTTAAATCTTAGAAAATCAACTCTATATAAAATTGTACTTTTAATTGTTGAAAAACAAATCTCATTTTTTGTTGGGGGAGAACTTAAACCATTTTCAATGCAAGAATTAGCAGGGGAGTTAGGTTTTGCTGAATCTACAATTTCTAGAGCAGTTGCAAATAAACATATAGAGTGTAACCTTGGAGTGTTCCCTTTAAAACATTTTTTTACAAATGCGGTAAATGATAAAGATTTATCTTCATCACAAATAAAAAGTTATATCAAATCTTTAGTTGAATATGAAGATAGAGAAACGCCACTTACTGACCAACATATATTAGAGATGATTTATGAAAAATTTGATTTAAAGATGGTAAGACGTACTATTACTAAATATAGAAAGATGTTAAGTATTCCCTCTTCAAAAGAGAGAAAAAAATTATATAAAGTTGAAAACTTGTAA
- a CDS encoding MOSC domain-containing protein codes for MEISIKSIALGKAKKYKFGKKEFESGYKKDNFLEEIEVSSLGLLGDNQVDKRFHGGIDKAIHFGSTTHLKENSNFDKLFIGCNILIDNHTEEDIFIGDIYQIGEIEVEVSQPRQPCWKIGALFGKEMSRYISKNHATGWYVRVLKEGKIKISDKMILKKRVSNISIKDLSIYLKVPPEERAIIDEILNLEAIATSYKKDFLATLERNNS; via the coding sequence ATGGAAATCAGTATAAAAAGTATTGCACTAGGAAAAGCAAAAAAATATAAATTTGGTAAAAAAGAGTTTGAAAGTGGATATAAAAAGGATAATTTTTTAGAAGAGATTGAAGTTTCTTCCTTAGGTCTTTTAGGGGATAATCAAGTAGATAAAAGATTTCATGGTGGAATTGATAAAGCGATTCATTTTGGAAGTACAACACACTTAAAAGAAAATTCTAACTTTGATAAATTGTTTATTGGATGTAATATATTAATTGATAACCATACTGAAGAGGATATATTTATTGGAGATATTTATCAAATTGGTGAAATTGAAGTTGAAGTTTCTCAACCAAGACAACCTTGTTGGAAAATTGGAGCATTATTTGGAAAAGAGATGAGTAGATATATCTCTAAAAATCATGCAACAGGTTGGTATGTAAGAGTTTTAAAAGAGGGTAAAATCAAAATTTCTGATAAGATGATTCTTAAAAAAAGAGTCTCAAATATCTCAATTAAAGATTTAAGTATCTATTTGAAAGTGCCACCAGAAGAAAGAGCTATCATAGATGAGATTTTAAATTTAGAGGCTATTGCAACATCTTACAAAAAAGATTTTTTAGCTACTTTAGAAAGAAATAATTCTTAA
- a CDS encoding pentapeptide repeat-containing protein, which translates to MRYILVFLFLISSLFSFDKTHLQKLKETNSCIGCDLTNANLSGLDLQKANLSESDLSGANISLSNFAFGNFWGATLKNVKGINSNFRLANFEGSIISNSNFEDSIFKAVRFQFSEISNTSFKNANLWDALFQEATLNEVNMDGSRIAEAKFLENDLRTVSVKDVLGFKAVFEDSILNKEQCENLKKENVVFKNTKCE; encoded by the coding sequence ATGAGATACATTTTAGTTTTCTTATTTTTAATTAGTTCCCTTTTCTCTTTTGATAAAACCCATTTACAAAAACTAAAAGAGACTAACAGTTGTATAGGATGTGATTTGACTAATGCAAATCTTTCTGGACTTGATTTACAAAAAGCTAATTTAAGTGAATCTGATTTAAGTGGAGCAAATATCTCTTTATCTAATTTCGCCTTTGGAAATTTTTGGGGAGCAACACTTAAAAATGTCAAAGGGATAAACTCTAATTTTAGATTAGCAAATTTTGAAGGTAGTATAATATCAAACTCTAATTTTGAAGATAGTATATTTAAAGCTGTAAGATTTCAGTTTAGTGAGATATCAAATACATCTTTTAAAAATGCAAATCTTTGGGATGCACTATTTCAAGAAGCTACTTTAAATGAAGTTAATATGGATGGTTCAAGAATTGCAGAAGCTAAATTTTTAGAAAATGACTTAAGAACAGTGTCTGTAAAAGATGTTTTGGGATTTAAAGCTGTATTTGAAGATTCAATTTTAAATAAAGAGCAATGTGAAAATTTAAAAAAAGAGAATGTAGTTTTTAAAAATACTAAATGTGAATAA
- a CDS encoding thioredoxin family protein → MLRLLLISFISTLSLFASINFEKDYNKALERLNSENKELLVMVSSKTCPECNYMKKHIFTQDEVANYINKNYVAVDLDINDKNIPEQMKFWGIPRFYISKDGENVLKKKMGGMKKEQFLDFASKVNQ, encoded by the coding sequence ATGCTAAGACTTTTATTAATATCATTTATTTCTACTTTATCTTTGTTTGCTTCAATTAATTTTGAAAAAGACTACAACAAAGCATTAGAAAGATTAAACTCTGAAAATAAAGAACTACTAGTTATGGTTAGTTCTAAAACTTGTCCTGAGTGTAATTACATGAAAAAGCATATCTTCACGCAGGATGAAGTTGCAAACTATATAAACAAAAATTATGTGGCAGTAGATCTTGATATAAATGACAAAAACATACCTGAACAAATGAAATTTTGGGGTATTCCAAGATTTTATATCTCTAAAGATGGAGAAAATGTTTTAAAGAAAAAAATGGGTGGTATGAAAAAAGAACAGTTTTTAGATTTTGCATCAAAGGTTAATCAATGA